The bacterium nucleotide sequence GAGTATCTGGGTCCGGCCTGGTGGATCACCGCCGGCTGGCTTGCGATCTTCATTGCCTTCGGCATGTACCGCGAAGGTGGATTCCCCACCCGCACCGCCGAACTGAGCCGAGTCACCTTTGCGGTCACCTTTGGCACGCTGATCCTCGCCATCGTCACCTTTGATCCTGCGCGTCCGCTGACCGATCGCACGTCGTTGGTGGGATATTGGGCGGCGTTGATGCTCTTTGTCGGCGGGTTTCGACTGCTGCCGGCTCTGACCGCGACGTCCAATGGCGCCGTGGAGGTGGGGGGGATCAATCGCCGCCGCATGGCGATCTTCGCCGCCGATGCGCTCGCCGTGGCGTCGTCGTACTACCTGGCGTTCTGGCTGCGGTTCGACGGCTCGATTCCCGCGGATGCCGTCGCCGCGTTCTGGAACACGCTGCCGCTGGTCTTCCTGGTGCGGCTCTCGTCGTTCACCTATTTCCGGCTGTATTCCGGGGTCTGGCGTTACGCGTCGATCAATGACCTGGTCTCCATTCTCAAGGCCGTATCGGTGGGCACCACGCTTCTGGTGCTGCCGTTTTTCTTCTTCGGCGTGCCGGGCTATCCGCGATCGGTTCTGATCATCGACTGGTTCCTGATGGTCTGCTTTCTCGGCGGCTCGCGCTTTGCCCTGCGCGCGCTGCGTGAAGCCACGCCCCGCTTTCTCCGCCGCGGACGTCGCATCCTGATCATCGGCGCCGGCGACGCGGGCGAAATGCTGGTGCGTGAGTTCGGCAAGGATCCCAGCGGACCGATGGTCCCCGTCGCCTTCCTCGACAGCGATTCCCGCAAGCATGGCTCGCGTCTGCATGGCCTGCCCGTGCTCGGCGATCTCGACCAGCTCGACGCCGCCATCAAGAAGTACAATGTGGCCGAAGTCCTGATTGCCATTCCCTCGGCAACCGGCGACCAGATGCGACGGATTGTCGCCGCCTGCAGTCAGACCGGCGTGCCCTTCCGCACCGCGCCCTCCTTGCGCGAGATGATCGAGGGCCACGCCAGCGTCCGTCAAATGCGCGCCGTCAAGGTGGAGGACATCCTGCGCCGCGCCCCGATCGACACCGCCCCGGTGCAGGTGGCCGAGTGGCTGCAGGGCCGCTCGGTGATGGTTACCGGCGGCGCCGGGTCGATCGGCTCTGAGCTGGTGCGACGCATCCTCCGCTTCGCGCCGCGGGAAGTGATCCTCGTCGACCGGGCCGAAAACGCCCTCCACGATCTGCTCGATGAAGTCTCGCGTCTGCCCAAACGCGCCCGCGTGGAAGGCGCCCTGGTCGACATCACCGACCGACCGCGCTTCCACCGCCTCTTCGGGCATCGTCCCCCCGACGTCATCTTCCACGCCGCCGCCTACAAGCAGGTGCCGCTGGCCGAGGAGTATCCCGACGCCGCGGTGCTCAACAACGTCGGCGGCTCGCGCTTCCTGATGGATTGGGCGCTTGAGCGCGGGGTGGAGACTTTCGTCAACATCTCAACCGACAAGGCGGTGCGTCCGTGCAGCGTGATGGGCGCGACCAAACGCGTCGCCGAATTGCTGGCGCTGCGCCGCGCCTCCGAAGGGCTGACCCGGTTTGTCTCCGTGCGATTCGGCAATGTGCTCGGCTCCGATGGATCGGTGGTGCCGTTGTTCGAGCGCCAGATTCGTTCCGGCGGACCGGTGACCGTCACCGATCCCAACGTCATCCGCTATTTCATGACCGCCGGCGAGGCGGCATCGCTGGTTTTGCATGCCGCCACCATCGGCGAAAACGGCCAACTGCTGGCGCTGGACATGGGCGATCCGGTGCGCATTTACGACTTGGCCCGCGATCTGATCCTTTTGTCCGGACTGCGTCCCGAAATCGACATCGCCATTAAGATCATCGGACTGCGGCCGGGAGAAAAACTCTCCGAGGATCTCTACGATCCCGGCGTGGTTCCGAAACCTTCCGGACACAACAAGATCTGGGTCATCGATGCGATCGACGATGCCGCCCCGGATTTCGAATCCCTGGTGACCGAACTTCTGGCCGTCGCCCGTGGCGGTGACCGCGAAAAGACACTGCAGATGTTGTTGCAGATCGTGCCGGGGTACCAGCCGGTGTCCGTCTACCGCCCCTTGGTGCGCCAGGAAGCGCCGGCAATCGAAAGTTACGGTCCGTTGTCCTGATTCTCACCGGGCGCGGACTCGGCTTGACCGGCCGGTTTTCCCGCTTACATTCCCAAGACCGTACGACACCCAGGACGGTGGAGAGGCATGCTGGATCTTAAGTTCATCCGTGACAATCCCGACCGTGTCCGCGAGGCGGTGCTCGCCAAAAACACGCCGGCCGCTTTGGTCGACGAATTTCTGGCCTGTGACGCCCGCCGGCGCGCCATCATCGCCGAAGTCGAAGCGCTCAAGCATGAACGCAACGTGATTTCGCAGCAGATCGCCGCCGCCAAGAAGTCGGGGCAGGACGCCGCCGCGGCGATGGCCCAGGGCAAAGCCATCTCCGACAAGGCGCAGGCGCTTGATGCCGAGCTGCGCGAGGTCGAGGAAAAGCAGCGCCAGATCCAACTGCGCATCCCGAACATCCCGCATGCCACCACTCCCATCGGCGATGAGTCGAAAAACCAGGTGGTGCGTTCCTGGGGCCAGCCGCCTTCGCTGGGTTTCAAACCCCTGCCGCATTGGGAAATCGGCCAGAAGCTGGGTATCTACGACGGCGAGGCCGGCGCATCGGTCTCCGGGTCCGGATTTTTTGTCCTGCGCGGCGACGGCGCCCGTCTCCAGCGCGCCCTGATCAACTTCATGCTCGACCGCCACATCGCGCACGGCTACATCGAGCACCGCCTGCCGTATCTGGTCAACTCAAAGACCATGCAGGGGACTGGCCAGCTGCCGAAACTGGCCGACGATATGTACCGCATTGAATCCGATGATCTCTGGCTGATTCCGACCGCCGAGGTGCCGTTGACCAATCTGGAAGCGGGCGCCATCCTGCCGCCCGGCACGCTGCCGCGGCGCTGGTGCGCCTACACCCCCTGCTTCCGCCGCGAGGCCGGCGCCGCCGGCAAAGACACCCGCGGCATGATCCGCGTGCACCAGTTCGACAAAGTCGAGCTGGTCAAGGTGGTCGAACCGGATACCTCCTACGACGAGCTGGAGTTGCTGACCGCCGATGCCGAGGCCATCCTGCAGGCGCTGGAAATTCCCTACCGGGTGAAACTCTTGGCCTCCGGCGATATCTCCTTCGCCGCCGCCAAGTGCTATGACCTGGAGGCCTACAGCGCCGGGATCGACGCCTGGCTGGAGGTCTCCTCCTGCTCGAACTTTGAGGACTTTCAGGCGCGGCGCATGGACCTGCGCGTACGTCCCGCCGCCGGCGGCAAACCGTACTTCCCGCACACGCTCAACGGTTCGGCGCTGGCGCTGCCGCGCACGATGATCGCCATCCTCGAAAACCGGCAGACCGAGAAGGGCACGATCCGTATTCCCGAGGCGCTGGTTCCGTACATGGGGGGCAGAACCGAGATCGGATGACCGTCCGGCTCGGAGGCACCGGCTTGCATGAAACGCCGTCTGTGGCGACTGATCCATGACCGGGCCGGATATTCCGGCCTCCCGCTGGCGTTCAAGGGTCTGATGATCCTGGGACTGGCGGCGATCGCGGCCATCCTGATCTATAGCACCCAAACCATGGTCGGCAAGCTGAAGGCCTCCGAGGCGCGGCTGGCCAACGCCTACGCCGGGCACTGGAAACGCGCCGCGGAGACCTCCGATCCGGCCGAAATCGCCTACCTGTTCGACCAGATCATCAGCCGCGGTGATTTCCCGATCGTTGTCGCCTCCCCCGACAGCCAGCCGCTCTATTGGCGCAGTCTGCCCGCAGTGGCCGACGATGACACCTCGCGTGCCGCGCGTGACCGTGTCATCCGGCTGATGCGGCGGATGGCCGACGAGTACCCGCCGGTGCCGATCCGCTACGAGGGACATCTGCTTTACAATCTGCACTACGGCAACATCGATCTGGTCGAGCAGGTCGAGCGGTTGCCCTACATCGGCGTGGCCGTGATGGTCCTGTTTCTGCTCATCGCCTACATCGGCTTCCGGAACATCAAGCGCGCCGAGCAGCGTTATATCTGGGTGGGGATGGCCAAAGAAACCGCGCACCAGCTCGGCACCCCGCTCATGTCGCTGATGGGCTGGTTAGAGCGGCTCGACGGCTTGTACGCGCCCGATCAGTCCACTCCGGTCGATCGGGCCAAGGTGGATGAGACGCTGCAGTACATGCGCAATGACATCGTCCGTCTCAACCGCGTCGCCCAGCGCTTCAGCCAGATCGGTTCGGAACCCGATCGCAAGCGGCAGCCGGTGGAGGCGGTGGTGCGCGAGGTTGTGGCTTATTTCCGCACCCGTCTGCCGCACAGCGGGCGCGGTGTGTCTTTGGTCGAAGAGTATCAGCCCGCGCCGGAAGTCCCGATCAATGCTGAATTGATCGCCTGGGTGCTGGAGAATCTGATCAAAAACGCCCTCGATTCGGTTGATCCCCGCACCGGTCGGGTGGACATCGCCGTGGCCCCACACCCCGAAGGCGGAGTTAAAATCGCCGTCAGCGACAACGGTCACGGGATTACTCCGGCGCAGGCGCGCAAGATTTTCAACGCCGGTTTCACCACCAAAAAGCGCGGCTGGGGACTCGGGCTGACGCTCGCCCGTCGCATCGTCATGGAGTACCACGACGGCGACCTGTATCTGGAAACCTCCATCCCCAACGTCGTCACCCGCTTTGTCGTGCACCTGCCGGACGCAAAGGGATAGGGGAGCGACCACGTACTCTTGCCACGGGGAGACTGATGCCGCCAGCCGCCAAACAAATCCTCTGGGTCGACGACGAGATCGATCTGCTCAAACCCCACTTCCTGCTTTTGCAGGAGCGCGGCTACGAGGTCACCGGCGTCCACTCCGGCGATGATGCGCTCGATCAGGTCCGTGACCGCCGCTTCGATCTGGTGCTGCTCGATGAGCAGATGCCCGGACGCGACGGCCTGAGCACCCTGGTCGAACTCAAGACGCTGGATCCCAACCTCCCGGTGGTCATGGTCACCAAAAGCGAGGAAGACCGGATCATGGACGAGGCGATCGGCAAGAAGATCGACGATTACCTCACCAAACCGGTCAATCCCTCACAGGTCCTCCTGGTGGTGAAAAAACACCTCGAGCGGCGCAAGATTCAGTCGGAGCATCTGGCCAAGCAGTACGTCGACGACTTCCGCCGTCTGCAGGAAGAGATTTCGCGCTCGTCGCATTGGTCGCAGTGGCTCGACGCGCACCATGTCATGTCGCGCTGGGACATCGAGCTCGACCGTTTCCCGGCATTGGGGCTCGATGAGACTCACCGCGAGCACAAGCGCGAACTGAACGCCGATTTCGGCAAGTGGATGGAACGCGAATACCCGCGCTGGCTGGCCGATCTGGAATCCCGCGACCGTCCGCCGCTGTCCATCGACATCGTGCCCCGCTGGCTGGCGCCGCACCTGCGCGAGGGCAAAAAGGTTTACTTCTTCGTCATCGATTGCATGCGGCTGGACCACTGGATCAACATCGAGCCCGAACTGGCCGAATCATTTCAGATCGAGCGCGAACATTACTTTTCCATCCTCCCGTCGGCGACGCCCTTCTCCCGCAACGCGATCTTCTCCGGGCTGTTTGCCGATGAGATTCAGCGGCTCTATCCCGAACTCTGGCAGATTGGCGACAAGGATGAGTTCTCGCGCAACCGGCTCGAGCGCCAACTGCTCGACCAGCAACTGGCCCGGCTCGGCATCCGCCTGCCCAGCGAGGCCAAGTACATCAAGGTCCTCGACTTCGCCGAGGGCGACAACCTGGCGCGCAAGTTTTCCAGTTACAAGACCACGCCGCTTCTGTCCGTGGTCTACAACTTCATCGACCATGTCTCCCACGGCCGCTCCGAGGACGAGATCCTGCATGAGCTGGCCGTCGACGAGGCCGCTTTCCGCGGGCTGATGAAGACCTGGTTTGTCAATTCCTCCTGGTCGAAGGTCCTGCGCAAGATCGCGCGCGATCCGAACGCCGTCTGCGTCATCACCACCGACCACGGCAGCATCCTCGGGATGCGCGGCGCGGTCGCGCATGGCCGCCGCGACACCTCGCCGTCGCTGCGCTACAAATTCGGCGACAATCTGAACGCCGACCCGCGCGAGGCGGTGGTCATCCCCGATCCCAAGGCCTGGCGGCTGCCGCGCTTCACCATGAGCACAAGTTATCTGCTGGCCAAGGAGGACTTCTTCTTCGTCTATCCGACCAATTTCAACGAGTTCCAGCGCAAGTTCGCCAACACCTTCCAGCACGGCGGCATCTCGCTGGCCGAGACCGTCCTGCCGATCGTCACCCTGCGTCCGAAGTGAGCCGCGCGATGCCTGCCGCCGATGTCCGTTACGAGCGCTATGTGGTTTGCGACAGCGTCGAAGAGACCGAGCGCGTCGCCGCCACCTTCGCCGCGCGTCTGGGCCCCGGCGATTTCGTCGCCCTCAGCGGTCCGCTGGGCGCCGGCAAATCGGTGATGGCTCGGGCCATCGGACGCGTCTTCGGCGTCGACGCACCGATGCCATCGCCGACGTACACATTGATGGCGGTGCACCAGGGACGTCTGCCCATCTACCACATGGACCTCTACCGGCTCAGCTCCATCGATGAACTCGAATTCGCCGGCTTGCGCGCCTACTTCGACTCCGATGGCCTCTGTCTGGTCGAGTGGGGCGAACGGGCCCGCGACGTCTGGCCGCCGAGCGGCTGGCAGATTCGCCTCGAGATGGGCGGAGGCGATCGCCGCGAGATCGCGATTGTGCCGTTCGGCTGATCCCCATGCGCGTGCTTGCCTTCGATACCTCCGGTCCGGTGCTCACCGTCGGCATTGCCGCCGATGGCCGCGCCGTGCTGCGGCGTGACTGCCCGGCGACCCGCGGCCGGGGCAATCTGCTGGAACGCGAAATCGAGGCGGCGCTGTCGCAATGCGACTGGCAGCGCGGCGATGTCGAGGGGCTCGCGCTGGTCACCGGTCCCGGTTCGCTCACCGCCATTCGCATCGCCTGGGCCACCGCCGCCGGCTGGGCGCAGGCGCAACAAATTCCCGTGACCGGGTGGACGGTGGCGCAAGCGCAAGCGCGCCGCGCCGCCCCCGACACGCACCATTGCTGGTGCGCCGTGCATTATCGCGGCAACGTCTTTCTTCTCTATCATTTGGATGATCCGACTCACACGCCGCGTCCGGTGGACCTTTCCGATGGTTCCGTCGCCGCGCACCCGCCGCGCGTGTTGACCGGCCCCGGCGTAATCGGCTATCGCGAACGCTGGCAGGCCTACATCGGACCGCAAACCGTCATCGCCGCTGATGCCGACGCCTTTGTCGGCGGCGACATCCTCGCGCTCTGGGGCGAGGCGGATCTCCGGACGGGGCATCGCCTGTCGTTGGCGCAGTCGCCGTTGGAATACGGCCTGCCGCCGGATTTCCGGAAATTGCATCAGCCGTGAGCGACGCCGGCACAATCCGCGACATGACCGCCGATGACATCGACGCGGTCGCCGCGCTCGAACGTGAGATCTTCAGCGATCCCTGGCCGCGCAGCGCCTTCCACGAAATCCTGACCGTCGCCAACCGCATCAATCTGGTTCTGATCGCGCCCGAGGGACACCTGGTCGGATATGTCCTCGGCCAGGTGGTGCTCGATGAACTGCAGGTGCAGAACATCGCCGTCGCGCCCGCGGCGCGACGGCGCGGGTGGGGCGCGCTGCTTTTGCGTGCGGTCGAACAACGGGCGAAGGACCGCGGCGCGCTCTGCGCAGTGTTGGATGTGCGCTCGCAGAACGCCCCGGCGTTGGGCTTGTATCAACGCTTCGGGTATCGTATGATTGGGCGGCGGAAGAACTACTATCGACGTCCCGTCGATGACGCGCTGGTGTTGTTCCGCCGCCTGGACCGGGACGACAAACTCCCGGCGGGGGAGGAGCCGGATCATGGAATGGTTCCGTAAGGCCAAAGCCGGTCTGACCGCCAAAGACAAACGCGAAATCCCCGATGGCCTCTGGACCAAGTGCGGCGGTTGCGGCGAAATCATCTACGCCCGCGAACTGGAGCGCCTCTACTGGGTCTGTCCCTCCTGCGATTACCACTTTCGCATCCGGCATTCCGACTACATCCGTCTTCTGCTCGACGACGGCGTGTTGGAGGAGTACGACCGCGGGCTGGTTTCGCGCGATCCGCTGAAGTTCCGCGACAAGAAACGCTATCCCGACCGGATCGCCGATTCGCAAAAAAAGACGGGCCTGGCCGACGCCATGGTCTGCGGCATCGGCAAGATCGGCGGACGCACCGTCTCGTTCGGCGTCATGGAATTCGCCTTCATCGGCGGCAGCATGGGATCGGTGGTCGGGGAGAAGACCGCGCGCGCCATCGAACGCGCGCTGGTGCGGCGCATCCCGCTCGTGCTGGTCTGTTGCTCCGGCGGCGCCCGCATGCAGGAGGGCATTCTCTCGCTGTTCCAGATGGCCAAGACCAGCTTCCTGCTGGCCGAATTGCACGAAGCCAAGATTCCTTACATTACGATCCTTACCAACCCGACCACCGCCGGCGTGATGGCCTCGTATGCCTCGCTGGGCGATGTGATCATCGCCGAGCCGCGCGCCCAATTGGGATTCGCCGGGCCGCGGGTGATCCGCGACACGATCCGCCAGGAACTGCCCG carries:
- a CDS encoding bifunctional response regulator/alkaline phosphatase family protein, whose translation is MPPAAKQILWVDDEIDLLKPHFLLLQERGYEVTGVHSGDDALDQVRDRRFDLVLLDEQMPGRDGLSTLVELKTLDPNLPVVMVTKSEEDRIMDEAIGKKIDDYLTKPVNPSQVLLVVKKHLERRKIQSEHLAKQYVDDFRRLQEEISRSSHWSQWLDAHHVMSRWDIELDRFPALGLDETHREHKRELNADFGKWMEREYPRWLADLESRDRPPLSIDIVPRWLAPHLREGKKVYFFVIDCMRLDHWINIEPELAESFQIEREHYFSILPSATPFSRNAIFSGLFADEIQRLYPELWQIGDKDEFSRNRLERQLLDQQLARLGIRLPSEAKYIKVLDFAEGDNLARKFSSYKTTPLLSVVYNFIDHVSHGRSEDEILHELAVDEAAFRGLMKTWFVNSSWSKVLRKIARDPNAVCVITTDHGSILGMRGAVAHGRRDTSPSLRYKFGDNLNADPREAVVIPDPKAWRLPRFTMSTSYLLAKEDFFFVYPTNFNEFQRKFANTFQHGGISLAETVLPIVTLRPK
- a CDS encoding HAMP domain-containing sensor histidine kinase, with product MKRRLWRLIHDRAGYSGLPLAFKGLMILGLAAIAAILIYSTQTMVGKLKASEARLANAYAGHWKRAAETSDPAEIAYLFDQIISRGDFPIVVASPDSQPLYWRSLPAVADDDTSRAARDRVIRLMRRMADEYPPVPIRYEGHLLYNLHYGNIDLVEQVERLPYIGVAVMVLFLLIAYIGFRNIKRAEQRYIWVGMAKETAHQLGTPLMSLMGWLERLDGLYAPDQSTPVDRAKVDETLQYMRNDIVRLNRVAQRFSQIGSEPDRKRQPVEAVVREVVAYFRTRLPHSGRGVSLVEEYQPAPEVPINAELIAWVLENLIKNALDSVDPRTGRVDIAVAPHPEGGVKIAVSDNGHGITPAQARKIFNAGFTTKKRGWGLGLTLARRIVMEYHDGDLYLETSIPNVVTRFVVHLPDAKG
- the accD gene encoding acetyl-CoA carboxylase, carboxyltransferase subunit beta; its protein translation is MEWFRKAKAGLTAKDKREIPDGLWTKCGGCGEIIYARELERLYWVCPSCDYHFRIRHSDYIRLLLDDGVLEEYDRGLVSRDPLKFRDKKRYPDRIADSQKKTGLADAMVCGIGKIGGRTVSFGVMEFAFIGGSMGSVVGEKTARAIERALVRRIPLVLVCCSGGARMQEGILSLFQMAKTSFLLAELHEAKIPYITILTNPTTAGVMASYASLGDVIIAEPRAQLGFAGPRVIRDTIRQELPEGFQSSEFFLEHGFLDKIVKRRDLRSTVDSLLTFFCGPGSGVAEKTGMTIPQPPAESTGDNAPLR
- the tsaB gene encoding tRNA (adenosine(37)-N6)-threonylcarbamoyltransferase complex dimerization subunit type 1 TsaB, giving the protein MRVLAFDTSGPVLTVGIAADGRAVLRRDCPATRGRGNLLEREIEAALSQCDWQRGDVEGLALVTGPGSLTAIRIAWATAAGWAQAQQIPVTGWTVAQAQARRAAPDTHHCWCAVHYRGNVFLLYHLDDPTHTPRPVDLSDGSVAAHPPRVLTGPGVIGYRERWQAYIGPQTVIAADADAFVGGDILALWGEADLRTGHRLSLAQSPLEYGLPPDFRKLHQP
- the serS gene encoding serine--tRNA ligase, coding for MLDLKFIRDNPDRVREAVLAKNTPAALVDEFLACDARRRAIIAEVEALKHERNVISQQIAAAKKSGQDAAAAMAQGKAISDKAQALDAELREVEEKQRQIQLRIPNIPHATTPIGDESKNQVVRSWGQPPSLGFKPLPHWEIGQKLGIYDGEAGASVSGSGFFVLRGDGARLQRALINFMLDRHIAHGYIEHRLPYLVNSKTMQGTGQLPKLADDMYRIESDDLWLIPTAEVPLTNLEAGAILPPGTLPRRWCAYTPCFRREAGAAGKDTRGMIRVHQFDKVELVKVVEPDTSYDELELLTADAEAILQALEIPYRVKLLASGDISFAAAKCYDLEAYSAGIDAWLEVSSCSNFEDFQARRMDLRVRPAAGGKPYFPHTLNGSALALPRTMIAILENRQTEKGTIRIPEALVPYMGGRTEIG
- the rimI gene encoding ribosomal protein S18-alanine N-acetyltransferase; translated protein: MSDAGTIRDMTADDIDAVAALEREIFSDPWPRSAFHEILTVANRINLVLIAPEGHLVGYVLGQVVLDELQVQNIAVAPAARRRGWGALLLRAVEQRAKDRGALCAVLDVRSQNAPALGLYQRFGYRMIGRRKNYYRRPVDDALVLFRRLDRDDKLPAGEEPDHGMVP
- the tsaE gene encoding tRNA (adenosine(37)-N6)-threonylcarbamoyltransferase complex ATPase subunit type 1 TsaE, which produces MPAADVRYERYVVCDSVEETERVAATFAARLGPGDFVALSGPLGAGKSVMARAIGRVFGVDAPMPSPTYTLMAVHQGRLPIYHMDLYRLSSIDELEFAGLRAYFDSDGLCLVEWGERARDVWPPSGWQIRLEMGGGDRREIAIVPFG
- a CDS encoding nucleoside-diphosphate sugar epimerase/dehydratase — its product is MARYVSRWRWIVWDFIALQGAFAVVFWLRFRLDSSGADSLITPTEYLGPAWWITAGWLAIFIAFGMYREGGFPTRTAELSRVTFAVTFGTLILAIVTFDPARPLTDRTSLVGYWAALMLFVGGFRLLPALTATSNGAVEVGGINRRRMAIFAADALAVASSYYLAFWLRFDGSIPADAVAAFWNTLPLVFLVRLSSFTYFRLYSGVWRYASINDLVSILKAVSVGTTLLVLPFFFFGVPGYPRSVLIIDWFLMVCFLGGSRFALRALREATPRFLRRGRRILIIGAGDAGEMLVREFGKDPSGPMVPVAFLDSDSRKHGSRLHGLPVLGDLDQLDAAIKKYNVAEVLIAIPSATGDQMRRIVAACSQTGVPFRTAPSLREMIEGHASVRQMRAVKVEDILRRAPIDTAPVQVAEWLQGRSVMVTGGAGSIGSELVRRILRFAPREVILVDRAENALHDLLDEVSRLPKRARVEGALVDITDRPRFHRLFGHRPPDVIFHAAAYKQVPLAEEYPDAAVLNNVGGSRFLMDWALERGVETFVNISTDKAVRPCSVMGATKRVAELLALRRASEGLTRFVSVRFGNVLGSDGSVVPLFERQIRSGGPVTVTDPNVIRYFMTAGEAASLVLHAATIGENGQLLALDMGDPVRIYDLARDLILLSGLRPEIDIAIKIIGLRPGEKLSEDLYDPGVVPKPSGHNKIWVIDAIDDAAPDFESLVTELLAVARGGDREKTLQMLLQIVPGYQPVSVYRPLVRQEAPAIESYGPLS